The following are from one region of the Stanieria sp. NIES-3757 genome:
- a CDS encoding tRNA--hydroxylase, with amino-acid sequence MSTAAKIKILKQPTNSSWLELAISATPRRGAIANLDTILLDHSHCERKAAGVAINMMFRYPSFHKLVRQLTAIAKEELEHFEQVNQWLDRRGIPLAPLNSPPYGAKLKAQIRHQEPDRLLDCLLVSALIEARSHERLGLLGEYCPEPELAKFYRSLMASEARHYGIYWLLANEYCEAKAVEQRLDELSTIESDILANLYPEPRIHS; translated from the coding sequence TTGTCTACAGCAGCTAAGATTAAAATCTTAAAGCAGCCAACTAATTCATCCTGGCTAGAACTCGCGATCTCGGCTACGCCGAGGCGCGGAGCGATCGCGAATTTAGATACAATTCTACTCGATCATTCTCATTGTGAAAGAAAAGCAGCAGGAGTAGCAATCAATATGATGTTTCGCTATCCTTCTTTTCATAAACTAGTTCGTCAATTAACTGCGATCGCAAAAGAAGAATTAGAGCATTTTGAGCAGGTAAATCAGTGGTTAGATCGCCGAGGAATTCCTTTAGCACCTTTAAACTCTCCTCCCTATGGTGCAAAGTTGAAAGCGCAAATTCGCCATCAAGAACCAGATCGTTTATTAGATTGTTTATTAGTTTCGGCTTTAATTGAAGCTCGTTCTCACGAAAGGTTAGGATTATTGGGAGAATACTGTCCCGAACCAGAATTAGCTAAATTTTATCGGAGTTTGATGGCATCGGAAGCTCGTCACTATGGGATTTATTGGTTGTTAGCTAATGAATATTGTGAAGCAAAAGCAGTCGAACAACGTTTAGATGAGTTATCGACTATTGAAAGTGATATTTTAGCCAATTTATATCCAGAACCAAGGATACACAGCTAA
- a CDS encoding GCN5-related N-acetyltransferase yields the protein MKKYYEEFLIRHWQKEDREPAAAVIRQVLTEYGLPWQPDQADRDVIEIETAYLERGGEFWVVEQTNQIVGTGAYYPITRGERAVEIRKMYLLPSVRKKGLGKYLLQELEKAIVLANFKEIWLETASVLQEAVNLYEKSGYQPATGVETARCDRVYVKRLNNLKD from the coding sequence ATGAAGAAATATTATGAAGAATTTTTAATTAGACATTGGCAAAAAGAAGACCGAGAACCAGCAGCAGCAGTCATTAGGCAAGTTTTGACCGAATATGGTTTACCTTGGCAACCTGATCAAGCGGATAGAGATGTGATTGAAATCGAAACTGCTTATTTAGAAAGGGGTGGAGAGTTTTGGGTAGTAGAACAAACCAATCAAATAGTTGGTACTGGAGCTTATTATCCCATTACTAGAGGTGAGCGAGCCGTAGAAATTCGCAAAATGTATCTATTACCTTCGGTAAGAAAAAAAGGATTAGGCAAGTATTTATTACAAGAGTTGGAAAAAGCGATCGTCCTGGCTAATTTTAAAGAAATTTGGTTAGAGACGGCTTCAGTTTTGCAAGAAGCAGTAAACTTGTATGAAAAAAGTGGTTATCAACCCGCAACGGGAGTAGAAACCGCTCGATGCGATCGGGTTTATGTCAAAAGATTAAATAATTTAAAAGATTAA
- a CDS encoding putative peptidase, with product MTSYQKKSTVREFKTLLVWAAIFWLIEILDFFVFRGKLDKFGIQPHNIIGLRGILFAPFLHGGFSHLIANTIPFLTLGWLTMLQETSDFYIVSIATMLIGGLGVWLFGAPGSIHIGASLLIYGYLGFLLLRGYFQKNLPSIVLSIIVFFLYGGLLWGVLPSRMGISWQGHLFGFVGGAIAAWLIAKEKKYYE from the coding sequence ATGACGAGCTACCAAAAAAAATCTACTGTCCGCGAGTTCAAAACTTTATTAGTATGGGCAGCTATTTTTTGGCTGATAGAAATTTTAGATTTTTTTGTATTTCGCGGAAAATTGGATAAATTTGGCATCCAACCTCACAACATTATTGGTTTACGAGGTATTTTGTTCGCTCCTTTTCTTCATGGAGGTTTTAGCCATTTAATAGCTAATACTATCCCTTTTCTGACCTTGGGATGGTTAACCATGCTTCAAGAAACGAGTGATTTTTATATCGTTTCGATCGCGACAATGTTAATAGGAGGATTAGGAGTATGGTTGTTTGGCGCACCAGGTTCAATTCATATCGGTGCTAGTCTCTTAATCTATGGTTATTTAGGCTTTTTATTGCTACGTGGTTATTTCCAAAAGAACTTGCCATCAATTGTGTTATCAATCATTGTTTTCTTCCTCTATGGCGGTTTGTTATGGGGTGTTTTACCTTCTAGAATGGGAATTTCTTGGCAAGGACATTTATTTGGTTTTGTTGGTGGCGCGATCGCAGCTTGGTTAATTGCTAAAGAAAAGAAATATTATGAATAA
- a CDS encoding inositol monophosphatase produces the protein MAYHPSPRQILKTLFPHLKVAAGYANQIQSKIKALPAKGLGNNFFSAALTDADLSIQTLVEVALLGTFPELRFHGEEYEQSRNTKYFRATDLGLPGDYLITLDPIDGTKFYLDGHNNYQIILSILNTDDFEAVIAISPAQNTYYYALRGEGTYQGNLDQDLEACIPLKINNPKPAILLGWGMSFLKPALTEKYQVLEVENDYSTEVKIPNVNGILANEITGVAIRRGKFIDGGALSFLAKEAGCIVTTLDGSSLPPLHNCQDYSLPGLLMATSEAVHQDLLEASQQSIRS, from the coding sequence ATGGCTTATCATCCTTCTCCTCGTCAAATTCTTAAAACTTTATTTCCTCACCTCAAAGTAGCTGCTGGTTATGCTAACCAAATTCAATCCAAAATTAAAGCTTTACCTGCTAAAGGATTAGGAAACAATTTTTTTTCTGCTGCTTTAACCGATGCAGATCTTTCGATTCAAACCTTAGTTGAAGTCGCCTTGTTGGGAACTTTTCCTGAGCTTCGTTTTCATGGAGAAGAATACGAACAATCTCGTAATACTAAATATTTTCGAGCCACAGATTTAGGTTTGCCAGGAGATTATTTAATTACTCTCGATCCGATAGATGGTACTAAATTTTATCTGGACGGACATAATAACTATCAAATTATTTTAAGTATTCTTAATACTGATGATTTTGAAGCAGTAATTGCTATTTCTCCTGCTCAAAATACTTATTATTATGCTTTACGGGGTGAAGGTACTTATCAAGGCAATCTCGATCAAGATTTAGAAGCTTGTATACCTTTAAAAATTAATAATCCCAAACCTGCTATTTTATTGGGATGGGGAATGAGTTTTCTCAAGCCAGCATTAACAGAAAAATATCAAGTTCTTGAAGTGGAAAATGATTACTCTACTGAAGTAAAAATTCCGAATGTGAATGGAATTTTAGCTAATGAAATAACAGGAGTAGCAATTAGAAGAGGTAAATTTATTGATGGTGGTGCTTTATCATTTTTAGCTAAGGAAGCTGGTTGTATTGTAACTACTTTAGATGGTTCTTCTTTACCTCCTTTACATAATTGTCAAGACTATAGTTTACCTGGATTATTAATGGCTACTTCAGAAGCAGTGCATCAGGATTTACTCGAAGCAAGTCAACAATCAATTAGAAGTTAA